The nucleotide sequence CGAGTTTGATTCATATATGATTCCCACTGATGAATTAGAGCCCGGAGACTTTCGTTTACTAGAAGTAGATCATCGAGTTGTTCTACCAACTCAAACTGATATTCGTGTTCTGGTAACATCTGCAGACGTAATTCATTCATGAACAGTTCCTTCTTTAGGTGTAAAGGTGGATGCTATCCCAGGCCGCCTAAATCAATTGGGGTTTTTTATTAAATATCCTGGGGTGTTTTATGGACAATGTTCAGAGATTTGCGGGGCTAATCACTCTTTTATACCTATTGTGGTAGAAGCGGTTCCTTTAAAAAACTTTATGGAATGAGTTGTAAATGTATCTGACTAATATCAAAGAGTTAGTTAAAACATAATATAAGGTTGTCAGCCTTACGTTACTAAATTAAACTTAGTACTTTTTATATGCCTCAATTGTCTCCCCTAAATTGAATTCTATTATTTACCCTATTTTGAACAGCAGTTTTAACCTTATCTATTTTAATCTGATGAACTAAAAAAGTCTTCTTCCAAAGAGAGACCTCTAAGCATAGTCGTTCAGAGGAAAATAAATGAAATTGATAAAAGAATGCTTGTAGATATTTTTTCTTCATTTGACGATAACAACCAAGTATTTATGTCCTTATATATGTTGATGTGAGTCTTTTCATTATTAACAATTACTATTTTTAGGTCTTCTTATTGAGTTTCCTCCCCTCGATGAACAAGAATTATAGTAACTTTTAAAGAGACTGGTTCTTCTCAAGTATTTCGATCCTTCGGTGTAAAGATAGGAGGGTTTATTAATATTGTTACAGGACTGTTTTTATTTTTAGTTGTGATAAATCTAAGAGGCCTAATTCCTTATGTTTTTAGACCCACAAGTCATCTAGCAGTATCTCTTTCACTAGGATTACCATTATGACTATCCTTAATTATTTCTGCTATTTTTTTTAACCCTAGTTCAGTGATTGCAGGCCTACTCCCCATAGGAGCACCAGCTCCCCTAAATCCATTTTTAGTAATTATTGAAACAGTGAGGATTATGGTTCGTCCAATCACTTTATCTGTCCGACTTACTGCTAACATAAGAGCGGGACATATTGTTTTAACATTGATTGGGAATTACTTAACAGCGAGCTTATTCTTATCTTCTGTATTTTCAATAGCATTATTATTAATAATCCAAGTTCTATATACAATTTTTGAATTTGGAAT is from Babylonia areolata mitochondrion, complete genome and encodes:
- the ATP8 gene encoding ATP synthase F0 subunit 8 — translated: MPQLSPLNWILLFTLFWTAVLTLSILIWWTKKVFFQSETSKHSRSEENKWNW
- the ATP6 gene encoding ATP synthase F0 subunit 6, whose amino-acid sequence is MLVDIFSSFDDNNQVFMSLYMLMWVFSLLTITIFSSSYWVSSPRWTSIMVTFKETGSSQVFRSFGVKMGGFINIVTGLFLFLVVMNLSGLIPYVFSPTSHLAVSLSLGLPLWLSLIISAIFFNPSSVIAGLLPMGAPAPLNPFLVIIETVSIMVRPITLSVRLTANMSAGHIVLTLIGNYLTASLFLSSVFSMALLLMIQVLYTIFEFGISLIQAYIFCLLITLYSDEHPH